The Topomyia yanbarensis strain Yona2022 chromosome 3, ASM3024719v1, whole genome shotgun sequence nucleotide sequence TCCGAGATAaatgtaaaataattttgatacgAAGAACCGGATTTCACAATCGGTTCAGGAACAGCCGGGATGCTcccgaaaatatccaaaactAGTCTACAGACATTAAACTGGTATCTTCATACATTCTTCATGGTAAGATACCAATTCTGTTCGTATATATGTCTTTCTAAGTCTATCAGAATCGGTTCCTGAGAGGTCGAAACGCgccaaaataaaatatttaaaatttcatgcgAGACGTTAGGACATACCCCACGCGATTTCCATGTAAGTTTGGAATTGATTATTTGATCTGACCAACAAATATAATTTATGGAACTCAAAGTAACTTTCAATCATTTGCAGATAGTTCGGTTGACAATTTAGAAAACCAGAACGAATCTTAATTTATGGGTGGAAAGTTTCTTGGGAATGCAATGGTTAAAATCACAACTACAAATAAACCCATCCCaataaaattagttatggaatttgcggtTTCGAGTTCGTCTCATCGGAATCCGAAACTAAGCTTAGCGGTAaggctaagctagcgccgaattgatacTAGTCACaaaaatgaaaacatgattttcatatttttaaggcGCAAAAccggttttaaataattttcaccttaggggaaaaaatattttttaccaaaaattgTATCCCCTAAGGAGAAATATTGCATAGTGCACCCCAAACATTCCAATTCAATCACTTACCCTCGATCGATCCACCATCCGCAGACCTTGATCGGAGATCTCCAAAATGCACGCCTGTGCCTTCGGTGACTCACCGCCATTGCCCACAATCTTCTTGACAGCCTGACAAACCACACCGGTACCCTTGTGGGCCAACGTTTCCACGGAACCCATGTATCCGAGCAAATATCGCTCCCGCTTCATCTCCACCGTCGTCGGATCAAAATCATTGTAGTCCAGATCGACGGCGTACGCCGACGGAAAGATTCCCTGCCGGCCGGTACGAAGATTAACTCCCTCGCACCACAAATCTTCCGCCTCCTTCTGTACGTAGATCGGATCACCGATCTCCAAATCGATTTCGTCGTGATGCCGTGGAATGAACTTGTGCAGCCCTCGATGGGTCGCTTCCAGCATCTCAAGCTGGCTGAATGGAACGCCACCGTAGGGCGCGGGACAGGGTGATGTGACGGGGGAGGTTGCTTGCGGTGCCTGTGGAGACATGCTTTTGAAGTCATTCGGTGAGTGTGCGGTACTGTGGCCACTGTCCACATCGCCCAAGCTCTGCAGCCGGTCGGAGTCCGGACTGGAATCCTCGTCCAGCAGATAGCTACATTTGAGCGCTAGAAGTGAATTTTGCTTCAGGAATGTTGTTTGCTGAGGGTTGTTTTTACGACAGGCGTTCAACTCATCGGCTAACGATGTTTGTCCAGAGGAGAGTAGTTGCAGAACGGAAGCTGTAATGGGAGAAATTAACGTTTATAATTTACCGTGGGatgagtaattaaaaaaaacttacatTTCTTATCTTTGGGAATTTCAGGGAGTTTACGGCGCCGCCGCTCGGCCTGTCCCGGGATCCAGGGTAGTGAACTGGCCCGTGATAACTGTGAAGAGGTTGTATTGCACAGTGCCAACTGCATGTGTCCTCCATCAATTTCTATTTTACTATTCAAAATAGTCGTAGTTTTCAGCCCCTCGCCAAACTCATCATCTTCGGCACTACTACTGCTGATGGTCGAAATGGTTTGAAGGATCTGCTGGGTCTTGCTCGGGGTggctttcggttctggagtggCGTCATTCGCATTATCCTCGTTGTCTGATTCATCGCTGCTCTTGGTCGACGGCGTGTCATCGTCCAGATCCACATCCGGTACCAAACTGTGGTAGTAAAAGATTGTGCAGGCATGAAAATACGATTTTACACTTGGCTGAAGCACTAGCTCTAAGGCTAATGGAGGAGAGAtgttaattaaaatgcaatttGTTCAACCACCGACACTTTACCGACAGTTTTATGTGGGTATATTTGTCAGTAGTCGATGTAGGTCTAGGTGAAACTGATAAACTAAATACAGTGTGCGTGGGAATGTTTGCTACAATGTTTGCTCGATCGTTTaaatc carries:
- the LOC131693068 gene encoding JNK-interacting protein 1 — encoded protein: MGDVDFEELRKNLDNFPTYSKTPTPFYSLVPDVDLDDDTPSTKSSDESDNEDNANDATPEPKATPSKTQQILQTISTISSSSAEDDEFGEGLKTTTILNSKIEIDGGHMQLALCNTTSSQLSRASSLPWIPGQAERRRRKLPEIPKDKKSSVLQLLSSGQTSLADELNACRKNNPQQTTFLKQNSLLALKCSYLLDEDSSPDSDRLQSLGDVDSGHSTAHSPNDFKSMSPQAPQATSPVTSPCPAPYGGVPFSQLEMLEATHRGLHKFIPRHHDEIDLEIGDPIYVQKEAEDLWCEGVNLRTGRQGIFPSAYAVDLDYNDFDPTTVEMKRERYLLGYMGSVETLAHKGTGVVCQAVKKIVGNGGESPKAQACILEISDQGLRMVDRSRNKKDKRPCIDYFYSLKNVSFCAFHPRDHRYIGFITKHPTVQRFACHVFQGTESTRPVAEAVGRAFQRFYQKFIETAYPIEDIYIE